From the Sandaracinaceae bacterium genome, the window ACGGAGTGTGGCGAGCGGGCCGGCCTGCCAGACGTGCGCGCCAAGCTGGACGCGGCTCGCGCCCACCGCCGCAGCGCCTGACGGGCAACACCTCTCGCGTCAGGCGGCCGGTTGGTGGGGCCGCTTGCGAACACGCATGTTGATGGCCTCCACCACGAGGCTGAACGCCATGGCGAAGTAGATGTAGCCCTTGCTGACGTGCTGGCCGAGACCCTCCGCCACGAGCATGACCCCGATGAGGATGAGGAAGGACAGCGCCAGGATCTTGAGCGTGGGGTGCTTCTCCACGAAGTCGCCGATGGGTTTCGCGGAGATCAGCATGACGATGGTGGACACGATCATCGCAACGACCATGACCCAGATTTGGTCGGCCATGCCCACAGCGGTGATCACCGAGTCCAGCGAGAAGACCACGTCCACCATCATGATCTGAGCGAGGACGGCTGCTGCGTTCTTGGCGGCCTTGGCGGCCATCGCCGGGTCCGCCGGCAGCCCGTCTCCCTCGATCTTGTTATGGATCTCGTGCGTGCTCTTGGCGATCAGGAACGCTCCGCCGGCCAGCAGGATCAGGTCTCGCCCGGAGAGTTCGTTCCCCGCGATGGTGAACACCGGCTCGGTGAGGCTCATGATCCACTCGATGGCCATCAGCAGCCCGATACGCATGGCCAGCGCCAACATCAGGCCAATGCGCCGCAGCCGCTCGCGCTGATGGTCCGGCATCGGCGCCACCAGGATGGCGATGAAGA encodes:
- a CDS encoding TerC family protein; the encoded protein is MDAALLDALVALFTLTAMEIVLGIDNVIFIAILVAPMPDHQRERLRRIGLMLALAMRIGLLMAIEWIMSLTEPVFTIAGNELSGRDLILLAGGAFLIAKSTHEIHNKIEGDGLPADPAMAAKAAKNAAAVLAQIMMVDVVFSLDSVITAVGMADQIWVMVVAMIVSTIVMLISAKPIGDFVEKHPTLKILALSFLILIGVMLVAEGLGQHVSKGYIYFAMAFSLVVEAINMRVRKRPHQPAA